From the genome of Papaver somniferum cultivar HN1 chromosome 2, ASM357369v1, whole genome shotgun sequence, one region includes:
- the LOC113349131 gene encoding auxin-responsive protein IAA14-like, which produces MEGDYIGLSVGIPSMEIGEKKNKNIIYSSSSYYSTVTTSNQIGFDDNVKETELRLGLPGSKSPERKSGVDGVSSFLGGKVNYGSGFKRGFYDSIHNGSDEKWIFSNLAQNSGSVKDDMVPPLQKLAQEKKQTQSSSAKSQVVGWPPIRSFRKNTMATNPGKDSDEARSDSDLGCLYVKVSMDGAPYLRKVDLKTYCNYVELFSGLEKMFSCFTIGQCGSDGVPGKDVMSGSKLMDLLHGSQHVLAYEDRDDDWMLVGDVPWEMFINSCKRLRIMKGSEAIGLAPRVMEKYKTGN; this is translated from the exons ATGGAAGGTGATTATATAGGTTTATCAGTTGGAATTCCATCAATGGAGATTGgtgagaagaagaataagaacatAATCTActcatcttcttcttattattcaaCTGTTACTACTAGTAACCAAATTGGGTTTGATGATAATGTTAAAGAAACAGAGCTTAGACTTGGTTTACCTGGTTCTAAATCTCCTGAGAGAAAATCAGGAGTTGATGGGGTTTCTTCATTTTTAGGTGGGAAAGTGAATTATGGGTCTGGGTTTAAAAGAGGTTTCTATGATTCCATTCATAATGGTTCTGATGAGAAATGGATTTTCTCTAATTTAGCTCAGAACTCTGGTTCAGTGAAAGATGACATGGTTCCACCATTGCAGAAGCTTGCCCAGGAGAAGAAGCAAACTCAGAGTTCTTCAGCCAA GTCACAGGTTGTAGGATGGCCGCCAATTCGATCTTTTCGGAAGAATACAATGGCTACTAATCCAGGTAAAGACAGTGATGAAGCTCGAAGCGATTCGGATTTGGGATGTTTGTATGTCAAAGTGAGTATGGATGGTGCTCCATACTTGAGGAAAGTTGATCTCAAAACTTATTGCAACTATGTGGAACTCTTCTCCGGGTTGGAGAAGATGTTCAGCTGCTTTACCATTG GGCAGTGCGGTTCTGATGGCGTCCCGGGCAAAGATGTGATGAGTGGAAGTAAATTGATGGATCTTCTCCACGGCTCTCAACATGTACTCGCATATGAAGACAGGGATGACGACTGGATGCTCGTTGGAGATGTTCCTTGGGA GATGTTCATTAACTCGTGTAAGAGGCTCAGGATCATGAAAGGTTCAGAGGCAATTGGTTTAG CTCCGAGGGTCATGGAGAAATACAAGACCGGGAACTAG